From the Cohaesibacter sp. ES.047 genome, one window contains:
- a CDS encoding lipopolysaccharide biosynthesis protein: protein MPVTIRLKVKALVGNKVAQGIVGTMLLKVASAVVAFALFSLAARSAGVKEFGYFSIIFSAVSMLSIIAAAGQELQIVRSWNEYLSADRPAFAVGALRFGWVVTITGALIGSVLLWAVFEPGLVLADIPLANQWTLSAAAVAFLATNTLSLYSAHATRAIVGIRWGDAHYELTWRSIAILFLAWCLWMGRPVYSSEIFAVFAIGLILVVVTQVWAVARRVRVEVGTPEPRYNLREWSGRSFRLWLAVTMEAANQHMEVFLIGMLLDPIAAGAYFVASRLANAFALATGGLYTFATRRIPRLYFSRDIPALKHTLHLMAITTFLIVVGGMSVVLLAGDYMLMVFGSSYADYYWVLVILSIGTAVTAANGAAPSFLMLTGHEGRYMVVVTASVILRVVGFFLVVPSHGIIGAAVVTAAIMVAMALLLNVYCRIFTGMDPSIIRFFIESPDTPPASFKPADATAERLEK from the coding sequence ATGCCAGTAACGATCAGGCTCAAAGTGAAGGCACTGGTCGGCAACAAGGTTGCTCAGGGAATTGTCGGTACGATGCTGCTCAAGGTAGCCAGTGCTGTTGTCGCTTTTGCCCTGTTTTCGCTCGCCGCTCGCTCAGCAGGCGTAAAAGAGTTTGGCTATTTCTCGATCATCTTTTCCGCCGTCTCGATGCTCTCCATCATTGCTGCCGCCGGTCAGGAGCTGCAGATCGTCCGGTCGTGGAACGAATATCTCTCGGCTGACCGCCCCGCCTTTGCCGTTGGTGCTCTCCGCTTTGGCTGGGTCGTGACCATCACCGGTGCCCTTATTGGCAGTGTGTTGCTCTGGGCGGTTTTTGAACCCGGATTGGTCCTCGCCGACATTCCGCTGGCCAATCAATGGACGCTGAGCGCTGCTGCCGTTGCCTTTCTGGCGACCAACACGCTCTCCCTTTATAGCGCTCACGCGACCCGTGCCATCGTGGGCATCCGCTGGGGCGATGCGCATTACGAGCTGACGTGGCGGTCGATCGCCATCCTGTTTCTCGCTTGGTGCCTATGGATGGGGCGGCCCGTCTATTCCAGCGAAATTTTTGCGGTCTTCGCAATCGGCCTCATCCTCGTGGTGGTAACTCAGGTCTGGGCGGTCGCTCGCCGGGTGCGCGTGGAAGTCGGCACCCCCGAGCCACGCTACAATTTGCGCGAATGGAGCGGGCGGTCGTTCCGCCTGTGGCTGGCGGTCACGATGGAAGCGGCGAACCAGCATATGGAAGTGTTCCTGATCGGCATGCTGCTTGACCCCATTGCGGCGGGTGCCTATTTCGTCGCCTCGCGTCTGGCCAATGCCTTTGCCCTGGCGACGGGCGGGCTCTATACCTTTGCCACCCGCCGTATTCCCAGACTCTATTTTTCACGGGATATTCCAGCCCTTAAGCACACGCTGCACCTGATGGCCATCACCACATTCCTGATTGTGGTCGGCGGCATGAGTGTCGTTTTGCTCGCCGGCGACTATATGCTCATGGTCTTTGGCAGCTCTTATGCGGACTATTATTGGGTGTTGGTCATTCTTTCCATCGGCACGGCAGTCACGGCGGCCAACGGCGCAGCCCCGAGTTTCCTGATGCTCACCGGGCATGAGGGACGCTACATGGTCGTTGTGACCGCATCCGTGATCTTGCGCGTCGTCGGTTTCTTCCTTGTTGTGCCCTCTCACGGCATTATTGGCGCGGCCGTCGTGACCGCCGCCATCATGGTTGCGATGGCGCTGCTGCTTAATGTCTACTGCCGCATTTTCACCGGCATGGATCCATCCATCATACGCTTTTTCATCGAAAGCCCCGACACGCCTCCAGCCAGTTTCAAACCGGCAGATGCGACTGCAGAAAGGCTCGAAAAATGA